A genomic window from Halorussus rarus includes:
- the ileS gene encoding isoleucine--tRNA ligase, whose protein sequence is MSRFGEVDDQYEPHEVEDRVFDYWDEVDAYEQTVEHRADGEDYFFVDGPPYTSGAAHMGTTWNKTLKDAYIRYLRMCGYDVTDRPGYDMHGLPIETRVEENLGFENKKDIEEFGEENFIEECKEFAEEQLEGLQEDFKSFGVWMDWENPYKTVNPEYMEAAWWGFEQAHEKGLVEQGQRSISQCPRCETAIANNEVEYEDVEDPSIYVKFPLRDREGYLVIWTTTPWTIPANTFVAVDGDVTYQQVRAEKDGEEEVLYLADGCVEEVLKEGRYDDYEVEGEFSGEEMVGWEYDHPLDEEVPDHPAGEGALQVYTADYVEVDRTGLVHSAPGHGEEDFERGRELGLDIFCPVDGDGVYDDRAGAYAGQYVKDADDDIIADLEDAGLMLSAGTTHHSYGHCWRCGTGIIQIVTDQWFITITDVKDELLENIEDSEWHPEWARDNRFRDFVEDAPDWNVSRQRYWGIPIPIWTPEDWDGGMDDVVVVGTREELAERVDQDVDPDSVDLHKGTVDDLTITEDGTTYTRVPDVFDVWLDSSVASWGTLDYPEDDSRFEELWPADLIMEAHDQTRGWFWSQLGMGTAAVGEIPYEEVLMHGYANMPDGRGMSKSKGILVDPHEVIEKHGTDPMRMFLLSANPQGEDMRFSWDETAEMQRDLNILWNVFRFPLPYMRLDGFDPQETTLDDVDGDLELVDEWVLARLQTVVAEMTDHWEEFRQDRALDALLEFVVEDVSRFYIQVVRERMWEEEDSASKLAAYATFYEVLTTVVALLAPYAPFVTETIYGTLTGEEGYDTVHMLDWPAVDEYWEDAQLETDVSLLRAIEEAGSNARQQAERKLRWPVTRIVVTADDERTVEAVERHRDLLADRLNAREIEVVAPGDDWGELRYSAEADMSVLGPEFGDDAGRVMQALNDASVAEPTLAALETAVADDLGEDVELTDEMVEFVTETPAGVTGVGFDADGDQRGVVYVDTELTEDIESEGYAREVIRRVQEMRKEMDLDIEERVRLELDVADDRVADLVAERMDLVREEVRADEVGDVEDGHRKSWDVEGVEMTIAVAPLAEAEA, encoded by the coding sequence ATGAGCAGGTTCGGCGAAGTAGACGACCAGTACGAACCCCACGAGGTCGAGGACCGGGTGTTCGACTACTGGGACGAGGTCGACGCCTACGAGCAGACCGTGGAGCACCGCGCCGACGGCGAGGACTACTTCTTCGTCGACGGCCCGCCGTACACCTCCGGGGCGGCCCACATGGGCACGACCTGGAACAAGACGCTGAAGGACGCCTACATCCGGTACCTCCGAATGTGCGGGTACGACGTGACCGACCGGCCCGGCTACGACATGCACGGCCTGCCCATCGAGACCCGGGTCGAGGAGAACCTCGGCTTCGAGAACAAGAAGGACATCGAGGAGTTCGGCGAGGAGAACTTCATCGAGGAGTGCAAGGAGTTCGCCGAGGAGCAGCTCGAGGGCCTCCAGGAGGACTTCAAGTCGTTCGGCGTCTGGATGGACTGGGAGAACCCGTACAAGACCGTCAACCCGGAGTACATGGAGGCCGCCTGGTGGGGCTTCGAGCAGGCCCACGAGAAGGGGTTGGTCGAGCAGGGTCAGCGCTCCATCTCGCAGTGTCCCCGCTGCGAGACCGCCATCGCCAACAACGAGGTCGAGTACGAGGACGTCGAGGACCCCTCCATCTACGTCAAGTTCCCCCTACGCGACCGCGAGGGCTACCTCGTCATCTGGACCACCACGCCGTGGACCATCCCCGCAAACACCTTCGTCGCGGTCGACGGCGACGTGACCTACCAGCAGGTCCGCGCCGAGAAGGACGGCGAGGAGGAGGTCCTCTACCTCGCCGACGGCTGCGTCGAGGAGGTCCTGAAGGAGGGCCGCTACGACGACTACGAGGTCGAGGGCGAGTTCTCGGGCGAGGAGATGGTCGGCTGGGAGTACGACCACCCGCTCGACGAGGAAGTGCCCGACCACCCCGCCGGCGAGGGCGCTCTGCAGGTCTACACCGCCGACTACGTCGAGGTCGACCGCACCGGGCTGGTCCACTCCGCGCCGGGCCACGGTGAGGAGGACTTCGAGCGGGGCCGCGAGCTCGGGCTCGACATCTTCTGTCCGGTCGACGGCGACGGCGTCTACGACGACCGGGCGGGCGCGTACGCCGGCCAGTACGTCAAGGACGCCGACGACGACATCATCGCCGACCTGGAGGACGCGGGCCTGATGCTCTCGGCGGGCACGACCCACCACAGCTACGGCCACTGCTGGCGCTGCGGCACCGGCATCATCCAGATCGTCACCGACCAGTGGTTCATCACCATCACCGACGTGAAGGACGAACTGCTGGAGAACATCGAGGACAGCGAGTGGCACCCCGAGTGGGCCCGGGACAACCGCTTCCGGGATTTCGTCGAGGACGCGCCCGACTGGAACGTCTCGCGGCAGCGCTACTGGGGCATCCCCATCCCCATCTGGACGCCCGAGGACTGGGACGGCGGGATGGACGACGTCGTGGTCGTCGGCACCCGCGAGGAGCTCGCCGAGCGCGTCGACCAGGACGTCGACCCCGACTCCGTCGACCTCCACAAGGGGACCGTCGACGACCTCACCATCACCGAGGACGGCACCACCTACACCCGCGTCCCGGACGTGTTCGACGTGTGGCTCGACTCCTCGGTCGCCTCGTGGGGAACCCTCGACTACCCCGAGGACGACAGCCGGTTCGAGGAGCTGTGGCCCGCCGACCTCATCATGGAGGCCCACGACCAGACCCGCGGGTGGTTCTGGTCCCAGCTCGGCATGGGCACCGCCGCGGTCGGCGAGATCCCCTACGAGGAGGTGCTGATGCACGGCTACGCCAACATGCCCGACGGCCGCGGGATGTCGAAGTCCAAGGGCATCCTCGTCGACCCCCACGAGGTCATCGAGAAGCACGGCACGGACCCGATGCGGATGTTCCTGCTCTCGGCTAACCCGCAGGGCGAGGACATGCGGTTCTCGTGGGACGAGACCGCCGAGATGCAGCGGGACCTCAACATCCTCTGGAACGTGTTCCGGTTCCCGCTGCCGTACATGCGGCTCGACGGCTTCGACCCGCAGGAGACCACGCTCGACGACGTCGACGGCGACCTCGAACTGGTCGACGAGTGGGTGCTCGCCCGGCTCCAGACGGTCGTCGCCGAGATGACCGACCACTGGGAGGAGTTCCGGCAGGACCGGGCGCTCGACGCGCTGCTGGAGTTCGTCGTCGAGGACGTCTCGCGGTTCTACATCCAGGTCGTCCGCGAGCGCATGTGGGAGGAGGAGGACAGCGCCTCGAAGCTGGCGGCCTACGCCACCTTCTACGAGGTGCTGACCACGGTCGTCGCGCTGCTGGCGCCGTACGCCCCCTTCGTCACCGAGACCATCTACGGCACCCTCACCGGCGAGGAGGGGTACGACACGGTCCACATGCTCGACTGGCCCGCGGTCGACGAGTACTGGGAGGACGCCCAGCTCGAGACCGACGTGTCGCTGCTGCGTGCCATCGAGGAGGCCGGCTCGAACGCCCGCCAGCAGGCCGAGCGCAAGCTCCGGTGGCCCGTCACGCGCATCGTGGTCACCGCGGACGACGAGCGCACGGTCGAGGCGGTCGAGCGCCACCGCGACCTGCTGGCCGACCGGCTCAACGCCCGCGAGATCGAAGTCGTCGCGCCCGGCGACGACTGGGGCGAGCTCCGGTACAGCGCCGAGGCCGACATGAGCGTGCTCGGTCCGGAGTTCGGCGACGACGCCGGCCGGGTCATGCAGGCGCTCAACGACGCCAGCGTGGCCGAACCGACCCTCGCGGCGCTCGAGACCGCGGTCGCGGACGACCTCGGGGAGGACGTCGAACTCACCGACGAGATGGTCGAGTTCGTCACCGAGACGCCCGCGGGCGTCACCGGCGTCGGCTTCGACGCCGACGGCGACCAGCGCGGCGTGGTCTACGTCGACACCGAGCTCACCGAGGACATCGAGAGCGAGGGGTACGCCCGCGAGGTCATCCGCCGGGTCCAGGAGATGCGCAAGGAGATGGACTTGGACATCGAGGAGCGGGTCCGCCTCGAACTCGACGTGGCCGACGACCGCGTGGCCGACCTCGTCGCCGAGCGCATGGACCTCGTCCGCGAGGAAGTCCGCGCCGACGAGGTGGGCGACGTCGAGGACGGCCACCGCAAGTCGTGGGACGTCGAGGGCGTCGAGATGACTATCGCGGTCGCGCCGCTGGCGGAAGCCGAGGCGTAG
- a CDS encoding SHOCT domain-containing protein — MAATPRDRLLKNATGIASTVVTGVWLAAMFTGQDWWLAALLFGYIVVVPVVAMLFGDEEDVEEWWDDDGEGWWDDGEGAWTGERETDESDADDPAETNNRDALETLRDRYARGELTDEQFERKLERLLDTESLEDVEDRARLRDEQTESYERSS, encoded by the coding sequence ATGGCCGCGACGCCTCGGGACCGCCTCCTGAAGAACGCCACCGGCATAGCGAGCACCGTCGTCACCGGCGTCTGGCTCGCCGCCATGTTCACGGGCCAGGACTGGTGGCTCGCGGCGCTGCTGTTCGGCTACATCGTCGTCGTGCCGGTGGTCGCGATGCTGTTCGGCGACGAGGAGGACGTCGAGGAGTGGTGGGACGACGACGGCGAGGGGTGGTGGGACGACGGCGAGGGCGCGTGGACGGGCGAACGCGAGACCGACGAGTCCGACGCCGACGACCCCGCCGAGACCAACAACCGCGACGCGCTGGAGACCCTCCGCGACCGGTACGCTCGCGGGGAACTCACCGACGAGCAGTTCGAGCGCAAGCTCGAGCGGCTGCTCGACACCGAGTCGCTGGAGGACGTCGAGGACCGCGCGCGCCTCCGCGACGAGCAGACTGAGTCGTACGAGCGCTCCTCCTGA
- a CDS encoding HAD family hydrolase, producing MSYDAVLFDCDGVIAEIPDREAMTDAMRRVQRRFDLSAPPETVVADFFRGNVSSITERCRAAGIDRDAFCAEAAREGVRAQLAEIRSGLRSLYDDAAAIRELSHPLGVVSDNHPRVLSFLLRRFDLTGCFETVRGCRFTPSGLERRKPDPHNVEAAMETLDAESALYVGDRAVDVAAADNAGIDAALVRREGRSAPDADVSPTYEVSTLWQLRDVV from the coding sequence ATGAGCTACGACGCGGTACTGTTCGACTGCGACGGCGTCATCGCAGAGATACCCGACCGCGAGGCGATGACCGACGCGATGCGGCGGGTCCAGCGGCGGTTCGACCTGTCGGCCCCGCCCGAGACGGTGGTCGCCGACTTCTTCCGGGGCAACGTCTCGTCCATCACCGAGCGCTGCCGGGCGGCCGGCATCGACCGCGACGCCTTCTGCGCCGAGGCCGCCCGGGAAGGTGTCCGGGCGCAACTGGCCGAGATCCGGTCGGGGCTCCGCTCGCTGTACGACGACGCCGCCGCGATTCGAGAACTGAGCCACCCGCTGGGCGTCGTCAGCGACAACCACCCGCGCGTGCTCTCTTTTCTCCTGCGGCGGTTCGACCTGACCGGCTGCTTCGAGACGGTGCGGGGCTGTCGGTTCACGCCCTCGGGACTCGAACGCCGCAAGCCGGACCCGCACAACGTCGAGGCCGCGATGGAGACGCTCGACGCCGAGTCCGCCCTCTACGTCGGCGACCGCGCGGTCGACGTCGCGGCGGCCGACAACGCCGGCATCGACGCCGCGCTCGTCCGACGCGAGGGTCGGTCGGCGCCCGACGCCGACGTCTCGCCGACGTACGAGGTATCGACGCTCTGGCAGCTCCGCGACGTCGTCTGA
- a CDS encoding helix-turn-helix transcriptional regulator, whose translation MDTPAEAALERLEFLTASPNRYRLLRSLSEGAASPDALGDGLDLPRSTLRRNLTALEEQGYVSRAVTENRYEITEAGELACDAVADALSTVDLAASLGPFFERFPAELPIGTDALASCDITVSTTDTPFEPLYHVRRSVLDATRIRGFVPTINPLYLDTLRECVDADLTLDVVAPPTGYESASPDYDETLRALGAAENVTLRESSAVPEYALGIVDETVLLGAFDERMRTHSVLLAPSQSELLTWAEEQYDDVEAIATPR comes from the coding sequence ATGGACACCCCCGCGGAGGCCGCGCTGGAGCGCCTCGAGTTCCTGACCGCGTCCCCGAACCGCTATCGGCTGCTGCGGTCGCTCTCGGAGGGAGCGGCGTCGCCGGACGCGCTCGGCGACGGACTCGACCTCCCGCGGTCGACGCTCCGGCGGAACCTCACCGCCCTCGAGGAGCAGGGGTACGTCTCCCGTGCCGTCACGGAGAACCGGTACGAGATCACCGAGGCGGGCGAACTCGCGTGCGACGCGGTCGCCGACGCGCTCTCGACGGTCGACCTCGCGGCGTCGCTCGGCCCCTTCTTCGAGCGGTTCCCGGCCGAACTCCCCATCGGCACGGACGCGCTGGCGTCGTGCGACATCACGGTGTCGACGACAGACACCCCGTTCGAACCGCTCTATCACGTCCGCCGGAGCGTGCTGGACGCGACCCGTATCCGGGGGTTCGTGCCGACCATCAATCCGCTCTACCTCGACACGCTGCGCGAGTGCGTCGACGCGGACCTGACGCTCGACGTCGTCGCGCCGCCGACCGGGTACGAGTCCGCGAGTCCGGACTACGACGAGACGCTCCGTGCGCTCGGCGCCGCCGAGAACGTCACGCTCCGGGAGTCGTCCGCGGTGCCGGAGTACGCGCTCGGCATCGTCGACGAGACGGTCCTGCTCGGGGCGTTCGACGAGCGGATGCGGACCCACTCGGTGCTGCTGGCGCCGTCTCAGTCCGAACTGCTGACCTGGGCGGAGGAGCAGTACGATGACGTCGAGGCCATCGCGACGCCGCGGTGA
- a CDS encoding HIT family protein gives MSEDDCIFCQIVDGDIPSRTVFEDDTAMAFLDANPLAPGHTLVIPKEHYETLEETPEDVAAHVFGVLHRLNTAVEHAVDADGTNVAFNNGEAAGQEVPHVHGHIIPRFEGDGGNPIHAIAGQRPDLSDAELDEIAEEIHNQR, from the coding sequence ATGAGCGAAGACGACTGCATCTTCTGCCAGATAGTCGACGGCGACATCCCGAGCCGAACCGTCTTCGAGGACGACACCGCGATGGCGTTCCTCGACGCCAACCCGCTGGCGCCGGGTCACACCCTCGTCATCCCGAAGGAGCATTACGAGACCTTAGAGGAGACGCCCGAGGACGTGGCCGCCCACGTGTTCGGCGTCCTCCACCGGCTCAACACCGCGGTCGAGCACGCCGTCGACGCCGACGGCACCAACGTCGCGTTCAACAACGGCGAGGCCGCCGGCCAGGAGGTCCCGCACGTCCACGGTCACATCATCCCCCGGTTCGAGGGCGACGGCGGCAACCCCATCCACGCCATCGCCGGCCAGCGTCCGGACCTCTCCGACGCGGAACTCGACGAGATCGCCGAGGAGATCCACAACCAGCGGTGA
- a CDS encoding AAA family ATPase — protein MSYSTATLVGATGGAGATRLAVELGATLARDGRAVAVLDAAFATEGLARHVSGRVDPDLTKLLTEERTLDDGLREHSATADLDGRLDLCPVHAPFERLARAKTADAAQRFEALLDEAAEDYDHVLVDAPPVAANQAVAAATGADRVAVVAPASERGVDAVQRARGRVADVGASVDAVVANRVAADADWPDRDGDPDHPVRSADAAVPESAATDAESVPASAPDPEAGFAPAVARAAEVVLGVELDLAFEEPGLLDVEPDELLPDALS, from the coding sequence ATGTCGTACTCCACCGCAACGCTGGTCGGCGCGACCGGCGGCGCAGGCGCGACCCGACTCGCAGTCGAACTCGGCGCGACGCTCGCCCGCGACGGCCGGGCGGTCGCGGTGCTCGACGCCGCGTTCGCGACCGAGGGGCTGGCCCGCCACGTCTCGGGCCGGGTCGACCCGGACCTGACGAAGCTCCTGACCGAGGAGCGAACGCTCGACGACGGTCTCCGCGAGCACTCCGCCACCGCCGACCTCGACGGCCGACTCGACCTCTGCCCGGTCCACGCACCCTTCGAGCGACTGGCCCGCGCAAAGACCGCCGACGCCGCCCAGCGGTTCGAAGCCCTGCTCGACGAGGCGGCCGAGGACTACGACCACGTGTTAGTCGACGCCCCGCCGGTCGCCGCGAATCAGGCCGTCGCCGCCGCGACGGGGGCCGACCGGGTCGCGGTGGTCGCGCCCGCCAGCGAGCGCGGCGTGGACGCGGTCCAGCGCGCCCGCGGGCGCGTCGCCGACGTGGGCGCGAGCGTCGACGCCGTGGTCGCCAACCGGGTCGCCGCGGACGCCGACTGGCCCGACCGCGACGGCGATCCCGACCATCCGGTCCGGAGCGCCGACGCCGCCGTGCCCGAGAGCGCGGCGACCGACGCCGAATCGGTCCCGGCCAGCGCGCCGGACCCCGAAGCCGGCTTCGCGCCCGCGGTGGCGCGCGCCGCGGAGGTGGTCCTCGGCGTCGAACTGGACCTGGCGTTCGAGGAACCCGGGCTGCTCGACGTCGAGCCCGACGAACTGCTGCCGGACGCGCTCTCCTGA